Proteins encoded by one window of Halobaculum halobium:
- a CDS encoding AAA family ATPase: MSDTTHLVVVCGLPGAGKSTVAEAVADRLDAALVRTDVVRKELFPDPSYTDEESRRTYRAVFDRAEDRLAAGEPVVLDGTFRRASRRREARDLADRRGAEVEVVRVRCDEETAKARIRSRENDPSDADTDVYELLREEFEPVEDPVVVDNSGDLDATLARVRTLF, encoded by the coding sequence ATGTCGGACACCACGCACCTCGTCGTTGTCTGCGGACTCCCGGGGGCCGGGAAGTCGACGGTCGCGGAGGCGGTCGCCGACCGCCTCGACGCCGCGCTCGTTCGCACTGACGTGGTCCGGAAGGAGTTGTTCCCCGATCCGTCGTACACGGACGAAGAGTCGCGGCGGACGTACCGGGCCGTGTTCGACCGCGCGGAGGACCGTCTGGCAGCCGGTGAGCCGGTCGTCCTCGACGGGACGTTCCGTCGGGCGTCCCGCCGGCGGGAGGCGCGCGACCTCGCCGACCGCCGCGGCGCCGAAGTCGAGGTCGTTCGCGTCCGCTGCGACGAGGAGACGGCGAAGGCCCGGATTCGATCGCGTGAGAACGACCCGTCTGACGCGGACACCGACGTGTACGAACTGCTCCGTGAGGAGTTCGAACCGGTCGAGGACCCGGTCGTCGTCGACAACTCCGGCGACCTCGACGCGACCCTGGCGCGAGTGC
- a CDS encoding archaellin/type IV pilin N-terminal domain-containing protein has product MFEFITDEEERGQVGIGTLIVFIAMVLVAAIAAGVLINTAGFLQSKSQETGQQSSKQVSDRVQEVATVGNVDSSGSTNVVDMVNVTVTQGPGAGEIDLQNVTVTWIGPTGTYQLTAHENFSDPGDTTGDHFSYTTVKNSDGSGSVLNDADDRLALVFEVSDFAGAGNDLNEGDEATIKINTMAGATTEIRFSVPESLGNKEAVEL; this is encoded by the coding sequence ATGTTCGAATTTATCACGGACGAGGAAGAGCGCGGGCAGGTTGGTATCGGGACGCTCATCGTGTTCATCGCGATGGTGCTGGTGGCAGCGATCGCCGCCGGCGTCCTCATCAACACCGCAGGCTTCCTCCAGAGCAAATCACAGGAGACCGGACAGCAGTCGAGTAAACAGGTCAGCGACCGCGTGCAGGAGGTCGCCACGGTGGGCAACGTTGACTCCAGTGGGAGTACTAATGTCGTTGATATGGTGAACGTGACGGTGACGCAGGGGCCTGGCGCCGGCGAGATTGATCTGCAGAATGTGACGGTTACATGGATCGGTCCGACGGGTACTTACCAGCTTACTGCACACGAGAACTTCTCCGATCCCGGAGACACGACCGGAGACCACTTCTCGTATACAACTGTCAAGAATTCCGACGGTAGTGGGAGCGTGCTGAACGACGCCGACGACCGGCTCGCACTCGTGTTCGAGGTGTCGGACTTCGCCGGAGCTGGCAATGATCTCAACGAGGGCGACGAGGCGACGATTAAGATCAACACGATGGCCGGTGCGACCACCGAGATCCGTTTCAGCGTGCCCGAGTCGCTCGGGAACAAGGAAGCCGTCGAGCTGTAA